The Vitis riparia cultivar Riparia Gloire de Montpellier isolate 1030 chromosome 10, EGFV_Vit.rip_1.0, whole genome shotgun sequence genome includes a region encoding these proteins:
- the LOC117922834 gene encoding gamma-soluble NSF attachment protein, with amino-acid sequence MGSDPEKLIIKADKLTKLSLTRWSADWRGATLLYEQAAVGFRLAKDYEKAKVAFEKASKGQEMLSSQWDAAKHMESAAALAKELNNWGEVADFYRRASELYTECGRSQPASDALAKGARALEDAAPDEAIQLYTDACTILEEDGKEHMAFDLYRAATSVYIKLEKYADAATFLLRWGLAADKCKATHSQFKAYLSAIVVYLYAHDFKEAEKCYNDCSQIDAFLSSDQGRCASKLLSAYAEGDIEEIKRVAQSSTISNLDHMIIRLARKLPTGDVSAMKANAGNEQEEPLDEDDLT; translated from the exons ATGGGTTCCGATCCCGAAAAGCTCATCATCAAAGCCGATAAGTT AACAAAACTCAGTCTTACAAGGTGGAGTGCTGATTGGAGGGGTGCCACTCTCCTGTATGAGCAGGCTG CTGTTGGGTTTAGGCTTGCCAAAGATTATGAGAAAGCAAAAGTAGCATTTGAGAAAGCTTCAAAAGGACAAGAGATGCTTTCTTC GCAATGGGATGCTGCTAAGCATATGGAGTCTGCTGCAGCTCTAGCAAAGGAACTAAATAACTGGGGTGAAGTTGCTGATTTTTATAGACGGGCATCAGAGTTATACACTGAATGTGGTAGATCACAACCTGCATCAGATGCTCTGGCAAAGGGTGCTCG tgCTCTGGAAGATGCTGCCCCTGATGAAGCTATACAACTCTACACAGATGCTTGCACTATTCTTGAAGAGGATGGCAAAGAACATATGGCATTTGATCTGTATCGTGCTGCTACAAGTGTTTATATAAAGCTGGAGAA ATATGCAGATGCTGCAACCTTTCTACTGAGGTGGGGCCTAGCAGCTGATAAGTGCAAAGCTACCCATAGCCAGTTTAAG gcatatcttagtgctattgtcGTGTACCTCTATGCCCATGACTTCAAGGAAGCGGAGAAGTGCTACAATGATTGTTCTCA GATTGATGCTTTTCTGAGTAGTGATCAGGGTCGTTGTGCTAGTAAACTTCTTTCTGCTTATGCTGAGGGTGACATTGAAGAAATCAAACGTGTGGCTCAGTCAAGCACTATTTCAAATCTTGACCATATG ATCATCAGGCTTGCAAGGAAACTACCGACAGGGGATGTAAGTGCAATGAAGGCTAATGCAGGCAACGAACAAGAAGAGCCACTCGATGAGGATGACCTCACTTAG
- the LOC117923947 gene encoding probable ribose-5-phosphate isomerase 4, chloroplastic: protein MASSAIPFSHLNLHLPLSRASLARADCLATTRCRFPSVTRSCLADASPALLQAAKHTVDTYIKSGMVIGLGSGHASDMAIQYLGRQLRTGALKDITGIPMSVASASEAAKVGIPLGHYQDCSLIDFAFDDADVIEEGTLVAIIGRRRLQGNESIIQEKSILKAADKLVFIIQEKQYKCDLEGSIPVLVQSLNWMETAEEIDDLFLGDAEVWRRPSIGHAGPLGGDFPLVTSEGHNILDVIFTSPILKLAEVAESLDKIDGVVEHGVISKIPCIAVITSDSGMYTVDNLQAVIER, encoded by the exons ATGGCCTCATCGGCGATTCCCTTCTCCCACCTAAACCTGCATTTGCCGCTCTCTCGCGCTTCTTTGGCGCGCGCCGACTGTCTGGCCACCACGCGATGTCGCTTTCCCTCTGTTACTCGCTCATGTCTTGCTGATGCTTCCCCTGCTCTACTCCAAGCTGCCAAACACACC GTGGATACTTACATCAAAAGTGGGATGGTGATTGGATTAGGATCTGGCCATGCTTCTGATATGGCCATACAATATTTGGGTCGGCAACTTCGTACTGGCGCTTTAAAAGATATAACAGGAATACCCAT GTCTGTCGCAAGTGCAAGTGAAGCAGCAAAAGTAGGAATTCCACTGGGCCACTACCAAGATTGTTCTCTA ATTGATTTTGCATTTGATGATGCTGACGTTATAGAAGAAGGAACACTTGTTGCCATCATTGGGCGTCGAAGATTGCAAGGCAATGAGTCCATAATCCAAGAGAAG TCTATTCTAAAAGCAGCAGACAAACTCGTATTTATCATTCAGGAGAAGCAGTACAAATGTGATCTAGAAGGTTCAATTCCAGTTTTAGTTCAATCT TTAAATTGGATGGAAACTGCTGAAGAGATTGATGACCTATTTCTAGGTGATGCAGAG GTATGGAGGAGACCATCCATAGGGCATGCAGGCCCACTAGGCGGTGACTTCCCATTAGTCACCAGTGAAGGACACAATATTCTGGATGTCATATTTACATCTCCCATACTAAAACTGG CTGAAGTGGCTGAAAGCCTTGATAAAATTGATGGAGTTGTTGAGCATGGAGTCATTTCCAAAATCCC